The Myxococcales bacterium genome window below encodes:
- a CDS encoding HAMP domain-containing protein yields the protein MRRLFLQISLGILFTLAVSFFLSSLIVKSRIDRDFHRGLPPGSADTYLFGLLAADLEKLGPEEQRAAVRNFQSRFPFPIQLLENTSSLEPELRNRLAQGFPEGGHSDRGPLMYLPLRNSPQVLAVGPIMRHGPVPFSHLWMSLLSTLPIVILVGFVLAYPVVRRLKILEVAAARIGEGDLSARAHMASSDAIGSLAARFNWMAERLQSLLEGQRHLLQAVSHELRTPISRIGFQLEILSQATDEEIRAVRVAAIEAELDELAKLVDELLLFSRLDREKPGLDRKPIVVGDVVSQVVNQLTKVPTHPTVNIVRNHEQAAIAAVNERYFRRALQNVIGNAIRYADKQVIVTIRRNDTLLSIEVSDDGPGVPEFERRRIFEPFTRLDNSRSRDSGGVGLGLAIVKRIMEGCGGAVEVGEAEIGGAKFILTWPVS from the coding sequence ATGAGACGGCTCTTCCTGCAAATTTCGCTCGGCATTCTGTTTACGCTGGCCGTTTCCTTTTTTCTTTCCTCGCTGATCGTCAAGTCCCGCATCGATCGCGATTTTCACCGCGGCCTGCCTCCCGGTTCCGCCGATACCTATCTTTTCGGCCTGCTGGCCGCCGACCTGGAGAAGCTGGGACCGGAAGAACAGCGCGCGGCGGTGCGGAATTTCCAATCGCGGTTTCCGTTTCCCATTCAATTGCTGGAGAATACCTCTAGCCTGGAACCCGAGCTCCGGAATCGCCTGGCGCAAGGCTTCCCCGAAGGCGGCCACTCGGATCGCGGCCCGCTGATGTATCTGCCCTTGCGCAACAGCCCGCAGGTGCTGGCTGTCGGACCGATAATGCGGCACGGGCCGGTGCCGTTCAGTCACCTGTGGATGTCGCTGCTCAGCACCTTGCCGATCGTGATCCTGGTCGGATTCGTGCTGGCGTATCCGGTCGTCCGCCGGCTGAAAATCCTGGAGGTCGCGGCGGCACGGATCGGCGAGGGCGATTTGTCGGCGCGCGCTCATATGGCTTCGTCCGACGCGATCGGCAGCCTGGCCGCGCGTTTCAATTGGATGGCCGAACGACTGCAGAGCCTGCTGGAAGGCCAGCGCCACCTCTTGCAGGCGGTATCGCACGAATTGCGCACGCCGATCTCGCGGATCGGCTTTCAACTGGAAATCCTTTCCCAGGCGACCGACGAGGAAATCCGCGCGGTCCGCGTCGCGGCGATCGAGGCGGAACTAGACGAACTGGCGAAACTCGTCGACGAATTGTTGCTGTTCAGCCGGCTGGATCGCGAAAAACCGGGTTTGGATCGCAAGCCGATCGTCGTCGGCGATGTCGTCAGCCAGGTGGTCAACCAACTCACCAAGGTGCCGACGCATCCGACCGTCAACATCGTCCGCAACCACGAGCAAGCCGCCATCGCCGCCGTCAACGAGCGCTATTTCCGGCGGGCGTTGCAAAACGTCATCGGCAATGCGATTCGCTACGCCGACAAACAGGTGATCGTCACGATCCGGCGCAATGATACCCTATTAAGTATTGAAGTCAGCGATGACGGTCCGGGCGTCCCGGAATTTGAGCGGAGACGAATCTTCGAGCCGTTCACCCGCCTGGACAACAGCCGCAGCCGCGATTCCGGCGGCGTCGGTCTGGGTCTGGCGATCGTCAAGCGGATCATGGAAGGCTGCGGCGGCGCCGTCGAGGTCGGCGAGGCGGAAATCGGCGGCGCGAAATTCATTTTGACCTGGCCGGTTAGCTGA
- a CDS encoding FtsX-like permease family protein, giving the protein MNPLLAVPTALRALARNKMRSFLTTLGIIIGVAAVIAVVSIGEGAKAQVISSFQSMGTNLVIILPGSSKTGGMRGGFGSMVTITWDDYKAIHQEVPGVRYLSPSLRSSGTLIGEGQNWTTSVTGVSPEYFGIREWSVAQGDLFSQSDLDSGNKVVVLGQTVADELFGANATPVGQIVRLNSIPYQVIGVMAKKGQSPMGQDYDDEVFIPYTTFLAKVQGGLQKYIGGAVMVGVEAADKVTAVQDEIIQLLRSRHHLTADEDDDFSVRNFDEVANAMESSAQTLMYLLASVAAVSLLVGGIGIMNIMLVSVTERTREIGLRAAVGAAPQQILWQFLVEAFSLSLIGGLLGVALGLFLASRLAASFGWPFLMQVQVIAISIGFSALVGIGFGLYPAYKASRLDPIESLRYE; this is encoded by the coding sequence ATGAATCCCTTGTTAGCCGTGCCGACCGCCTTGCGGGCGCTGGCCCGCAATAAGATGCGGTCGTTCCTGACCACCCTGGGCATCATCATCGGTGTGGCGGCGGTCATCGCGGTGGTTTCGATCGGCGAGGGTGCGAAGGCGCAGGTCATTTCCTCGTTCCAATCGATGGGCACCAATCTGGTCATCATCCTGCCCGGCTCGTCGAAGACGGGCGGCATGCGCGGCGGCTTCGGCTCGATGGTGACCATCACCTGGGACGACTACAAGGCGATCCATCAGGAAGTGCCCGGCGTGCGCTATTTGTCGCCCTCGCTGCGGTCGAGCGGCACGCTGATCGGCGAAGGCCAGAACTGGACCACCTCGGTGACCGGCGTTTCGCCGGAATATTTCGGCATTCGCGAATGGTCCGTCGCGCAGGGCGACTTGTTTTCGCAGTCGGATCTCGATTCCGGCAACAAAGTCGTCGTGCTGGGGCAGACCGTCGCGGACGAGCTGTTCGGCGCCAACGCCACGCCGGTGGGGCAGATCGTGCGGCTCAATTCCATCCCGTACCAGGTGATCGGGGTGATGGCGAAAAAGGGCCAGTCGCCGATGGGGCAGGACTACGACGACGAGGTTTTCATCCCTTACACGACATTTCTCGCCAAGGTGCAGGGCGGCTTGCAGAAATACATCGGCGGCGCGGTGATGGTCGGCGTCGAAGCGGCCGACAAGGTGACGGCGGTTCAGGACGAGATCATTCAGTTGCTGCGGTCGCGCCATCACCTGACGGCCGACGAAGACGACGATTTTTCGGTGCGCAATTTCGACGAGGTCGCCAACGCGATGGAGTCCAGCGCCCAGACGCTGATGTACCTGCTGGCTTCGGTCGCCGCCGTTTCGCTGCTGGTCGGCGGCATCGGCATCATGAACATCATGCTGGTCAGCGTCACCGAACGGACGCGCGAAATCGGCTTGCGGGCGGCGGTCGGCGCCGCGCCGCAGCAGATCCTCTGGCAGTTTCTGGTCGAGGCGTTTTCGCTTTCGCTGATCGGCGGCCTGCTGGGCGTGGCCCTCGGCCTGTTTCTGGCCAGCCGGCTCGCGGCATCTTTCGGCTGGCCGTTTCTGATGCAGGTGCAGGTGATCGCCATTTCGATCGGCTTCAGCGCGCTGGTTGGCATCGGATTCGGCCTTTACCCGGCGTACAAGGCTTCGCGCCTCGATCCGATCGAATCGCTACGGTACGAATGA
- the secA2 gene encoding accessory Sec system translocase SecA2, which translates to MSPMKPRLQAFLQRLRGIPIETDLKPYRKDLVFVRRRRDEMRREDDDSLRALAAELKRRARAGEDENGLLIDTFALAGEAARRTIGLEPFDEQILAGLAMSRGRLAEMQTGEGKTLAAVLPAAWRAFSGAGVHVLTHNDYLARRDARWMGPIYRFLGLAVGVIQEGMTAADRRHAYRCDITYVTAREAGFDYLRDQLVFSPAETAHRELHFAIVDEADSLLIDDARVPLVIAGARGARPASARRMAELVGELRRGEDYDLDEYGRNVFFTEAGLDRAESALGAGRLHDPPNQALLTELNLALHAAVLLRRDVDYLVREGRIELVDEFTGRVAQNRQWPDGLQAALEAKEGLDPRPDGSILGSITLLHFLRLYPCLAGMTATAQPAAEELKQFYDLAVAVIPPHRLCIRRDLPDRVFTHREAKLAALTAEIRGVQASGRPVLVGTTSVKESEELATTLRQAGVACRVLNAKNDEREAEIIAGAGALGAVTISTNMAGRGTDIRLGGADGSDGERVTALGGLYVIGTNRHESRRIDDQLRGRAGRQGDPGESRFFISLEDDLATRFGLEGLLPKKRRGWRRDEPLDDPVIAWRVAQLQRIIEGQNFAIRRTLWKYSMLVEEQRVEWQARRTEVLHGRFDSVLDEEPTREKFRALQPRVGESVLREAERRLTLFHLDELWREHLARIADLREGIHLARYGKQDPWMEFQKEIAAAFWELGDQAAERVRASFLQAKVTAAGIDLESEGLRRPSSTWTYLVNDDPFGDEIGRFFLGLKKAVVAAVTGK; encoded by the coding sequence ATGAGTCCCATGAAGCCACGTTTGCAGGCATTTCTTCAACGGTTGCGCGGTATTCCGATTGAAACCGACCTGAAACCTTACCGAAAAGACCTGGTGTTCGTCCGGCGACGCCGGGATGAAATGCGCCGTGAAGACGATGACTCGTTGCGCGCGCTGGCCGCCGAATTGAAACGGCGGGCTCGCGCCGGCGAAGACGAAAATGGATTGTTGATCGACACTTTTGCGCTGGCCGGCGAAGCGGCGCGGCGGACGATTGGCCTGGAACCCTTCGACGAGCAGATTCTGGCCGGTCTGGCGATGAGCCGGGGCCGGTTGGCGGAAATGCAGACCGGCGAAGGCAAGACCCTGGCGGCGGTCTTGCCGGCCGCCTGGCGCGCGTTTTCCGGTGCCGGGGTTCACGTGCTCACGCACAACGACTACCTGGCGCGGCGCGACGCCCGCTGGATGGGACCGATCTATCGTTTTCTCGGGCTCGCGGTCGGCGTCATCCAGGAAGGTATGACCGCGGCCGACCGGCGGCACGCTTATCGATGCGACATCACTTACGTCACGGCGCGCGAGGCCGGTTTCGATTATCTGCGCGACCAACTCGTCTTTTCGCCCGCGGAAACGGCACACCGTGAGTTACATTTCGCCATTGTGGACGAGGCCGACTCCCTATTGATCGACGATGCGCGGGTGCCGCTGGTCATTGCGGGTGCGCGCGGGGCGCGGCCGGCGAGCGCGCGGCGCATGGCGGAACTGGTCGGTGAACTGCGCCGGGGCGAGGACTACGACCTCGACGAATACGGCCGCAACGTTTTTTTCACCGAGGCGGGGCTCGATCGCGCCGAGTCGGCGTTGGGCGCCGGCCGGTTGCACGATCCGCCCAACCAGGCGCTGCTGACCGAACTGAACCTGGCCCTGCACGCCGCGGTGCTTCTGCGGCGCGATGTCGATTACCTGGTCCGGGAAGGGCGGATCGAGCTGGTCGACGAATTCACCGGCCGAGTGGCGCAAAACCGCCAGTGGCCCGACGGTTTGCAGGCCGCGCTGGAGGCCAAGGAGGGGCTCGATCCGCGACCGGACGGTTCGATTCTCGGTTCGATCACCTTGCTGCATTTTCTGCGGCTGTACCCCTGCCTGGCCGGAATGACGGCCACCGCGCAACCCGCGGCGGAGGAACTCAAGCAATTCTACGATCTGGCGGTCGCCGTGATTCCGCCGCATCGGCTGTGTATCCGCCGCGATCTTCCCGACCGGGTATTCACCCATCGCGAAGCCAAGCTGGCGGCGCTGACGGCGGAAATCCGAGGTGTTCAGGCGAGCGGCCGGCCGGTGCTGGTCGGGACGACGAGCGTGAAGGAATCGGAGGAACTGGCGACGACGTTGCGGCAGGCGGGCGTGGCTTGTCGGGTTCTCAACGCGAAAAACGACGAACGCGAGGCGGAAATCATCGCCGGGGCGGGCGCGCTGGGCGCGGTGACCATTTCCACCAACATGGCCGGGCGCGGCACCGATATCCGGTTGGGCGGCGCGGACGGATCCGACGGGGAACGCGTCACGGCGCTCGGCGGTTTGTACGTGATCGGCACCAACCGGCATGAAAGCCGGCGCATCGACGACCAACTGCGCGGCCGGGCTGGGCGGCAGGGCGACCCGGGCGAATCGCGCTTCTTCATCAGCCTCGAAGACGACCTGGCGACGCGGTTCGGCTTGGAAGGCCTGCTGCCGAAGAAACGGCGCGGCTGGCGCCGGGACGAACCGCTGGACGACCCGGTGATCGCCTGGCGGGTCGCCCAGTTGCAACGAATCATCGAGGGACAGAACTTCGCCATCCGGCGCACCCTCTGGAAATACTCCATGCTCGTCGAGGAGCAGCGCGTCGAATGGCAGGCCCGGCGAACCGAGGTGCTGCACGGCCGTTTCGACTCGGTACTGGACGAGGAACCGACCCGGGAAAAATTCCGCGCCTTGCAACCGCGGGTCGGCGAATCCGTCTTACGCGAGGCGGAGCGGCGGCTCACGCTTTTCCACCTGGATGAACTCTGGCGCGAACATCTGGCGCGGATCGCCGATCTGCGCGAGGGCATCCACCTGGCGCGTTACGGCAAGCAGGATCCCTGGATGGAATTTCAAAAGGAAATCGCGGCGGCTTTTTGGGAATTGGGCGATCAGGCCGCAGAGCGGGTCCGGGCCAGTTTTCTACAGGCGAAGGTCACGGCCGCCGGCATCGATCTGGAGAGCGAAGGTCTGCGTCGACCCTCCTCGACCTGGACCTACCTGGTGAACGACGATCCGTTCGGCGACGAAATCGGCCGGTTTTTCCTCGGGCTGAAGAAAGCGGTGGTTGCGGCGGTGACCGGAAAGTAA
- a CDS encoding ABC transporter ATP-binding protein: MNEDRPVVRIEQVDKVYRVGEVDVPALRGIDLDIFSGEFLTIMGASGSGKSTLMNILGCLDRPTSGHYHLMDRDVAGLNRRELAAVRCRTLGFIFQSFNLLPRTTAQENVELPLYYAGVPAARRRTLAREALERVGLADRIRHRPNQLSGGQQQRVAIARALVNSPRLILADEPTGNLDSRTSIEIMGLFQSLGETGITLVLVTHEPDIARYASRVVRMKDGRIQKEWRQQPLLAGHEPVSEAGDTES; encoded by the coding sequence ATGAACGAAGATCGTCCCGTCGTCCGCATCGAACAGGTCGACAAGGTTTACCGGGTCGGCGAGGTCGATGTGCCCGCGTTGCGGGGAATCGATCTGGACATTTTCTCCGGGGAATTTCTCACCATCATGGGTGCCTCGGGTTCGGGCAAATCGACCCTGATGAACATTCTGGGCTGCCTGGATCGACCCACCAGCGGCCATTACCACCTGATGGATCGCGACGTCGCCGGCCTCAACCGGCGCGAATTGGCGGCGGTCCGCTGCCGGACGCTGGGGTTCATTTTTCAAAGCTTCAACCTGCTCCCGCGCACCACGGCGCAGGAGAACGTCGAACTGCCCTTGTACTACGCCGGGGTGCCGGCCGCGCGCCGGCGGACCCTGGCCCGGGAGGCGCTGGAACGCGTCGGACTGGCCGACCGCATCCGCCACCGGCCGAATCAATTGTCCGGCGGCCAGCAGCAGCGCGTCGCCATCGCCCGGGCGCTCGTCAATTCGCCGCGCCTGATCCTGGCCGACGAACCCACCGGCAACCTCGATTCGCGCACCAGCATCGAGATCATGGGCTTGTTTCAAAGCCTCGGCGAAACCGGCATCACCCTGGTGCTCGTCACCCACGAACCCGACATCGCGCGTTACGCCTCGCGGGTCGTGCGGATGAAGGACGGCCGGATTCAAAAGGAATGGCGGCAACAGCCGCTGCTCGCCGGCCACGAACCGGTGTCGGAAGCGGGAGATACGGAATCATGA
- a CDS encoding TolC family protein, whose product MNCQKLFTSLVFALGLIASAAVAGAAELTLNEAIQTALRRNPTVQAAQLQATAGAWSVGEAAAGWLPRLSFDSSWSRPDDQTYDDADQQYQAAKRAGSETERTLWRDNYSSSLVASQPIFNGGAEYCGLRIALSQREAARFAAADARLQAIRDVTVAFFGVQQTEALWKAAKETLAWAKESLALYRKRFELGQSASPEVLRWEAEEAQAESDLAVAENDYRQALMDLAQAIGLPPSEAVVLPPAEERIDAKSWQRSAEILAAAEPATAAWDRHPLRRQQQETTKQAEIQHWQGIGSFLPSVNATFQYNWATNDTLALDDRTSWTAGVGVEIPLFQGLKALSGERKTAAELQARRWTENAERWAFQRRGQAAFLQLKSARLRIVASERAREQAKANQDLVRQRLQVGLDANLQLLDAQKAYRTAQAGLIQAVGDFQIALAEWDYVTAVASGD is encoded by the coding sequence ATGAATTGTCAAAAATTATTCACCTCCCTGGTTTTTGCCCTGGGATTGATCGCCTCGGCCGCCGTCGCCGGCGCCGCCGAATTGACCTTGAATGAGGCGATTCAGACTGCTTTGCGGCGGAATCCCACCGTCCAGGCGGCGCAACTTCAGGCGACCGCGGGCGCCTGGTCGGTCGGCGAGGCGGCGGCCGGCTGGTTGCCGCGGTTGTCGTTCGATTCGAGTTGGTCGCGGCCCGACGACCAAACTTATGACGATGCCGATCAGCAGTACCAAGCTGCGAAACGCGCGGGCTCGGAAACCGAACGCACACTCTGGCGCGACAACTATTCCAGTTCGCTGGTCGCTTCTCAACCGATCTTCAACGGCGGCGCCGAATATTGCGGCTTGCGCATCGCGCTGAGCCAGCGCGAGGCGGCCCGTTTTGCCGCGGCCGATGCGCGATTGCAGGCGATCCGCGATGTCACCGTGGCCTTTTTCGGTGTTCAGCAGACGGAGGCTTTGTGGAAGGCCGCCAAGGAGACCCTGGCTTGGGCGAAGGAATCGTTGGCGTTGTACCGAAAAAGGTTCGAACTGGGACAATCCGCGTCGCCCGAGGTGCTGCGCTGGGAAGCCGAGGAGGCCCAGGCGGAGAGCGATCTGGCCGTGGCGGAAAACGACTATCGGCAGGCGCTGATGGATCTGGCGCAGGCGATCGGGTTGCCGCCGTCCGAGGCGGTCGTCCTGCCGCCGGCCGAGGAGCGGATCGACGCGAAGTCCTGGCAACGATCGGCCGAGATTCTGGCCGCCGCGGAACCGGCCACGGCCGCTTGGGATCGGCACCCGTTGCGGCGGCAGCAGCAAGAGACGACGAAACAGGCGGAAATCCAGCATTGGCAGGGAATCGGCTCGTTTCTGCCGTCGGTGAACGCGACTTTCCAATACAACTGGGCGACCAACGACACCCTGGCGCTCGACGACCGCACTTCGTGGACGGCGGGGGTCGGCGTGGAGATCCCGCTCTTCCAGGGGCTCAAGGCCCTTAGCGGCGAACGGAAAACCGCCGCTGAATTGCAGGCCCGGCGGTGGACGGAAAACGCGGAGCGTTGGGCGTTTCAACGACGTGGGCAGGCGGCGTTTCTGCAGTTGAAGTCCGCGCGGTTGCGGATCGTGGCTTCCGAACGGGCACGCGAACAGGCGAAGGCCAATCAGGATCTCGTCCGTCAGCGGTTGCAGGTCGGGCTGGACGCCAATCTCCAACTGTTGGATGCGCAAAAAGCCTACCGGACCGCCCAGGCCGGTCTGATTCAGGCGGTCGGCGATTTTCAGATCGCGCTGGCCGAATGGGATTACGTAACCGCGGTGGCGTCCGGCGACTGA
- a CDS encoding efflux RND transporter periplasmic adaptor subunit, with the protein MKRQRLLVWSLMFALLVVIGSVCWYCQASGAPKVLYQLSKVDRGDIAAKVTASGTVSALVTVEVGSQVSGRIQTLLVDYNSPVKKGQVLATIDPQLFQAAVEQSSANHTAAEARLTQATVAAQEAERLYRRTRDLAENKLASTADLETAEASWNKAKAEVAAVKAELKQANAALHQALVNLEYTRIVSPIDGVVISRDIDLGQTVAASFQAPVLFTIAEDLRRMQVDANVAEADVGKLKAGMAAQFIVDAFPETPFQGIVRQVRLAPQTNQNVVTYDAVVDVKNDPPKLMPGMTANVTFVYDERKNVLRIPNTALRYRPAADEKVASTGHAAAAEGNAGSSDCDGDCRSLWVLRRQLPEAVRVQLGLSDGAYTEIVKGELHEGDQLITGKIGEEKSKSADKGANHGGPPRPF; encoded by the coding sequence ATGAAAAGGCAACGTTTGTTGGTTTGGTCCCTGATGTTCGCCCTGCTGGTGGTCATCGGCTCGGTCTGCTGGTACTGCCAGGCGTCCGGTGCGCCCAAAGTCCTGTATCAGCTCTCCAAGGTCGATCGCGGCGACATCGCCGCCAAGGTCACCGCCAGCGGCACCGTTTCGGCGCTAGTGACGGTCGAGGTCGGCAGCCAGGTTTCCGGCCGGATCCAGACTCTGCTGGTCGATTACAATTCGCCGGTGAAGAAGGGGCAGGTTTTGGCCACGATCGATCCGCAACTATTTCAAGCGGCGGTGGAGCAATCCAGCGCCAACCATACCGCGGCGGAGGCGCGGCTGACCCAGGCGACCGTCGCGGCGCAGGAAGCGGAACGATTGTACCGCCGGACTCGCGACCTGGCGGAGAACAAACTGGCGTCGACGGCCGACCTGGAAACGGCCGAGGCATCCTGGAACAAGGCCAAGGCCGAGGTGGCGGCGGTCAAGGCCGAATTGAAACAGGCCAACGCCGCCCTCCATCAGGCGTTGGTCAACCTCGAGTACACCCGCATCGTTTCGCCGATCGACGGCGTGGTCATTTCGCGGGATATCGATCTGGGCCAAACGGTGGCCGCGTCTTTTCAGGCGCCGGTACTGTTCACCATCGCCGAGGATCTGCGGCGCATGCAGGTCGATGCGAACGTCGCCGAGGCCGATGTCGGCAAGCTGAAGGCCGGCATGGCGGCCCAATTCATCGTCGACGCCTTTCCGGAAACGCCGTTCCAGGGGATCGTGCGACAGGTGCGCCTGGCCCCGCAGACGAACCAGAACGTGGTGACCTACGATGCGGTGGTCGACGTGAAAAACGATCCGCCCAAGCTCATGCCCGGCATGACCGCCAACGTCACCTTCGTTTACGACGAGCGTAAAAACGTGCTGCGGATTCCCAATACCGCTCTGCGTTACCGGCCGGCGGCCGACGAAAAAGTGGCCTCGACCGGCCATGCCGCCGCCGCGGAAGGCAACGCGGGCTCCTCCGACTGCGACGGTGATTGCCGTTCCCTCTGGGTACTGCGGCGGCAACTTCCGGAAGCGGTTCGGGTGCAACTCGGTTTGTCCGACGGGGCCTACACCGAGATCGTGAAGGGCGAATTGCATGAAGGCGATCAGTTGATTACCGGCAAGATCGGCGAGGAAAAATCGAAGAGCGCGGACAAAGGCGCCAATCACGGGGGCCCGCCGCGGCCGTTTTAG